The following is a genomic window from Salmo salar chromosome ssa23, Ssal_v3.1, whole genome shotgun sequence.
ggcataaggcaaGGGTAGGTGGACcagggtgtgtcttttatgagTTTGAACCGCTGCCAAAACAGATGAAAATAAACTTCATGTCAAAATCAATGTCTATTAGTTCCACGTGGACTTATCGTCTCGTTATATTTTTTTCAACTAAAATGAAAAGCAATTGGTAATAGTTATAGTTTTCAGGGTGTCTCGTTATCGTAATTTTGTTTTTGTCAGGAACAATAGGTTGTTGACGACTATTTTTCGTCATAGTTATTGTTGACGAAATTAACACtgcaacacacctgattcaagttGAATGTTTAGTTGATTATTTCAAACAAGGTGTTGGAACAAAAGCTGGAATTAAAGCCTGCAACATCCAGTAGCTCCCCAGGACCAGAGCCCATTTTATACACTCATACTATTCTCTCCTCCCATCACTCTCTGTAGCACACCCTCTTGAGTTCTATGAGGAGGTGGCTGAGACTCTGGACAAGATTGCTCAGTGGTCTCACAGTATGAAGAGACCCCAAAGGTCCAGCCACGACCCCTGCTACCACCCCGGTCAGTCCTCCCCCTGGTgagtggaaacacacacacatgctatgcTGCTGTATGgctattctttatttttacccatctatccatctctcctgtcctcagAAAGAAGAAATGGTGTGCCAGCTCGTCCAGGTACTGTCTATGGAAGGGGAAGCCATCAACTACAAGGTAAGGCTTCTGGTGTAGAACTAGATCTAGATCACCTGACACTGCatttactaactaactacctacaccGTTACGAACTACCTACCGTCATATGGTGTGCTTTATttcgtctccaatgtttattgaaaacataaatatatttgcacaatgagcactttttgtggtgttggttagctagctagggaATTCTGACCATGTTAGTGTAGAagtgacatcagtcaaaacacctcaaaacaagacatggtatggtatcaagaacaagataaaactagctgaaacgagccacttacaattccccacatggcatcttgtcattgttgctagccttctggccatccagaatcgcAACAACACACGGATTTTTGCCCCATTGAAGCTTGCGCATCGTTTTCGTGACATTGTAAGATAACCCctcttttaaaaaatgtaaatgtggacATTGGCGCCCCCTGTCTGTTTAAAGGTTGTTTCCAAACACAACCACCAGGAGGCAGAAGTCACTGACCACATCAGGCATCTGGTTCTGATTTTCCCTCAAAATCTAATCCCACACCTCCCATTTTCCATCTGCAGGAAAGTATCGTTCAGTTTGCTAGAGATTTTGGAGTACGACTGACAACCCTACACCGTCAAGGCAGCTCGGGAAATCCTCACTACTTCCTTTGAATGGTGAACACAGGAATACTGTATGAACTCTAATCTAGGACTAAGGCCTGGAGTTGTTTCCGATCAGGTCAGGTAGAACTCAGGGCCCTTCCTATGACCTCAGTCTCTCCTGTGATGAGAGACGGAGAAGGCATTATCTTTTTATAACACTACGACACGTGAATTGTCACAATTGTATTTGTCTGAAAATCATGTGTACTTATACAATAATTTTTTTATCAAAGTTTTTCTATAGACATGTTTTACAAAGAACTGTACAGTGTAGTCATCGGTTTGGTTTGGGTTTCATTACTTGGTGTTATGACTGCAGATCATAATTAAATAGCATACTTTCATAGTCCATTTATAATTATATGTGATATATATTTCATTAGAATGACGAACCCTATTGCAAGTCAATTACCTCTTCAGTTGTCTATTGGACGGAATAAGTATATGAAAGCATAGGCTCGTCTCAACTATAAGAGAAGTGAATTCATACCGACAACACCTCATACGCACAATATGGAAAACAAGTTGTTTGAACTATTACCGCATTCACAATCAGAGTCATACATGTGTGTATTTTACAAAATGCTCAAGTTCACAAAACAACTACCACTTCACATGCATACAAATTACaatgtatttacattttatttgctTTGGTAAGGCTCACTTTAAAACGTATAGTTTAGACTTCTGCTTAAAATATGCTGCAGTTGAACAGAATACTGTAAGTGTTTCTTTGGGGCAAATCTCACTGCTTGTTCATGGACATCAGAGTTAGCACTTTATATTTTCACTACTAAACAATATCATCGGCTAATAGTGAAAGTGACAAGTAGCACGTAGTCCCCAATAGTTACAAATAATGTCCTTCCGTAAACATGATAAGTAAAGGGCTGTATTCCAGATGATCAGATCTCTCAAAGCCAAATGAATTACACTTTGCCAGGCGTTGTGAGATCTGAGCAACATGACCGCAATGAAGACGACCTGGAATGTGCACCATGGTTTTTAGTGCAGTGTTCTAAGAACCATCAATCCAGAGGAAAATAACCCTTCAAATGTGTGATGTGTTCTcattcaaatatattttattaaacTTAAACAGAATTGAACATGCAAAAAGGATGATTTTGATCTGGATCTAATGTTCTGAAAAACCATCCCCAGCAGCAGGTATATAACATTCAGGACCCAGCCAACACTTTTTTTTAGTTCCCACCGCGGTGTGGAGAAGTTATTTTTAAAATAACCGAAGCAAAACTTGAAAGAAACGTTAGATGAACTCTGCGCCAGCTAGGGAGTCTCTCATTCAGCCTCTCCTGTCTGTGAAGGACCAGTCCCAGATCAGTCCAAGTACTTCTCAGCACGGAGGATCTGGCAGTACATCAGCAGGGAGAAAATCAGAGCCAGGATCTGAAACGACAAGAGAATGTTTGAGTTATAAAAATGGTGACCTATATTTCACAAAACCGGATAAGTTAATTGTTTGCCAGATAACTTTCCtaaatgtttagattttttttaactcAATGTTTGAAGCTCATATTTCTTAGTTCACTGAGAGAGCTCATATTTCTTAGTTTACTGAGAGAGCTCATATTTCTTAGTTTACTGAGAGAGCTCATATTTCTTAGTTCACTGAGAGAGCTCATTTCTTAGTTCACTGAGAGAGCTCATATTTCTTAGTTCATCAAGTTTAGATATGTTACAACAGACTAAATATTCTCAATAACCCAGATTCAAGCTTTCTTCATAAACATGCAAGTTAAGTTATATCTGGGTGTTTAGCAAATTTAGTTGACTAACAATGATCCTGCTTGGTGGGAATTGATtgctcaattaatatttggtagttACCTGGACAATGCCAATGCAGACTCCAAACACCAGGACAGAGAGGATGTTGTCCAGGAGCCACTGTCTGGCCTTCTGATAACACGgctgagagagggaagaggaagaggaaaccgtgggaagagagaaggacaaaggggaaggaggagagggaaggatgggaggaggagagggaaatgTGAGAGGAAAAGGGGAAGAGAAAAGGGCAAAGGCAAAGGAGCAGTAGatgagggggagggtgggggacagagagggagatgggggttgggtagaggagagaagagaagagaagagtggaGGACAGATGTGAGTTGAGAAGGAGAGCAATATGTTGATGAGAATTAAGTGTTGAAAGAACGCAGTCGAGAAAATAAATTGTATTATCACAGGCAGGGTCATTCTTTACATTCTTGTAAGTGTGAGCGCACATGTACATCGCACAGCAAGACATGTAGGCAGCTGGGAAATGTCTTGTGAGCAGGCTGTTGAACCTTGactccccctcctccctgtccccccctACATTTGAGAAGTGGTCTGACCTCGATCCATCCTTCAACACATTGGTCCATCCCACTGGAGCAGCAGGAAAAGGGGAGCGTTCCGTTGATCACGAGGTACCAATCTGTTTTGTTGGTCACGCCGCAGCACTTGAACTAAGAAACAAATATTGCATTTGTTAttatctctgttggtctctgACTCTCTTTCAAATTGTTAGTTTGTTTGTTTGAAATTGTGCCCCTAAAGAATGTGTCCCTGAATCAGCAACTGCACAGCCCCTCAGACTCACTGAtactatacagtatgtacatggaTGTAACTTTCTAGCCAATTCAGGAGATTTAAAGGGATAGTGCCAGATTTTGGCCCTTTTTCTACTTACGCCGAGTCTGGTGAACTCATGGAtactatttttatgtctctgtgtccagtatgaatgAAGTTAGAGGTAttttcgcgagccaatgctaaatAGTGTTCGCGCAATTGCTGGAAGTCTACTGGAACAGCTACAGTAGCATGCTGACTGGTTAAGTAAGGTCCCTGAAAAGGGACAATCTAcaattgctacatccatatttggacatataaatgaatgatatgtagccattgattcttgaagaatatacttatagatgcctcatgagcttagttcaactgtcgtaccccaccaGAACCcctcaaaatataagcttgttttactccaatgtttgtaaacaaagtaaaacaATGGATGGTCAGTTCTGAGGGGTATCCTACTAAGCAGGTTTGAGGAGTTAGGAGGTAACTTaggtcaactctgagttcaactaGGTATAACCGGTCATACGAATATGGCTCACCTTTTTgccaggtacatttctatggcaacgaATCAGTCAGAACTCACGGCTaactgcaggaaattagctgttaaATTGCACAAttctctctcagcctcatggtaaAATATGAACAAAAGCATGAGATGGCCCACTGGGCacgcactggttgaatcaaccttGCTTCCACggcatttcaatgaaattacattgaaccaacatggaacAGTGCCCAGCGGAGAGCTATAAAACAGCAAAAgtgtataattgcaggaaatttgctttaaaactgcaaacttTTCTCTTAGCCTCAAGACAAAATGTGTGGAATAGCATTATAAAACTGCAAATGTTTCTCTCTGCACCATGccaaaatgtgttgaaatgcaggAAGTTAGCTGATTTCCAAAAAACAAGAACTGGGGATTGGCCCATTAATGATCACTAAGGCCGGGATGGCCTACACCCGCATAGCTGGGCTGCATGCAGTTCTGATTTCAAAATGCACCTCTGCCTTTTAAATACGTCAGTCAATGCTTCAAGCCACACTCTGGCACACCCACCGAACAGAGCAAACGTACCTCAGTCTGTTCAAGAACGCGTTGGAGAAACGTGTCATTCAGTACAAGCTGTTCCACAACGTAGCAAACATTCAAGTGAACTGAACGCACCCCTGGTGTTTTTGCCATGTCGGATGTGTAActgcattagagctgtcaaatcggtAGGTGTCTGCTCGTGTAGTTGTCATGATGCTAACCCAGACCCACTCACATTAGAAGTTCAAAACGAGAAGGTGTAGGCTGTATATCCTGTCGAAATAATGACACAATATTTTTATAATTTAACCAACAGCTTCAATTCGtcaaggcatggactctacaaggtgttgaaagtgtttcacagggatgttggcccgtactgactccaatacttcccacagttgtgttaagttggctgtttgaccattcttgatacacatgggaaactattgagtgtgaaaacccatcagcattgcagttcttgacacaaactggtgcacctggcaactactaccataccccattaaaaggcacttaaatattttttcttgtctcattcaccctctgaatggcacatatacacaatccgtCTCAATTGTttcgaggcttaaaaatcttcCTTTatcctgtttcctccccttcatctacactgattgaagtagatttaataagtgacatcaataagggattatagctttcacctctcgattcccctggtcagtctatgtcatggaacgtgcaggtgttcttaatgttttctatACTCAGTGTAAGTCCTTACTCTCATCGTCAGTCAGATTAAGTGATTTATCACTAAATACACAAAATATACACAGAACAGACACAAGCACCATATAAGGTGACAAACTAGAGATTGGTGGGCTTCCCctaacccccacccccctctacCATTTTCTGCACATTGTCCCATGACCTCTTCAGTCCTTCGTCTGTCAAGTAATCCTTCATCCCCTCCTTTAACTCATCCTGAGCTTTCGTGTCCAGCTGAAagaagggatggagagggagaaggaaagaaagaaagaaagaaagaaagagaaggatgAAGTGGGGGCCTTCATATACTTGCAGCATatgagacagatataggggataATGTAGATGTACAGAAGGCTTCTAGAATGTAGATGACGGTACCACCTCTTTGTCTTCTGCATCAACCTCTGTATCGGTATATTGTTTATTTTTAAACACTGGTTGTTAATTTAGTGGTAATATAGTGGTAAAACTTTACTAATGACTCCCATTTGGGGTTGTTAAACATTAGTGGGTGAAACTGGATCTTTATGAGTGGCCAGGAGGGTTGTAGATGGATGGTAGACTGGACTTACCTCGTTGT
Proteins encoded in this region:
- the LOC106583914 gene encoding tetraspanin-4 isoform X1 — its product is MSASRRCLCCVKYLMFVFNLIFWLGGCGLFGVGVWLSFTQSEFSSLPLSFPSLSAANLLLVAGGVTMVTGFLGCLGALKEQRCLLMTFFVILLILVLTEVTLTLVLHIFHNELDTKAQDELKEGMKDYLTDEGLKRSWDNVQKMFKCCGVTNKTDWYLVINGTLPFSCCSSGMDQCVEGWIEPCYQKARQWLLDNILSVLVFGVCIGIVQILALIFSLLMYCQILRAEKYLD